Proteins co-encoded in one Marinobacter gudaonensis genomic window:
- a CDS encoding OmpA family protein: protein MAGGAAAETRQARSDLSLMGVYIEPDSQRTDKYGTAFRATYGKRLSESWWLEPTLFSGVIEAGRTGLTDYYQQGAGVDFSYRLPGERTFTPFGLIGAGVSRNDVANHSDSEFGGYGNLGLGVLTSAITDSGLRLRAEVRYVYDTFDDGLSDVHLAAGITLPIGTTRSQVVEKIRYIEKPVVIEKEKLVGMADSDSDGVVDGVDQCPNTLEGLQVNAVGCVETDRKQSVVLSGVSFEFNSDRLTANAKDILAKTADALRGQPDLRVELAGHTDSVGSANYNQQLSQKRADAVRNHLIDSGIAPERLVANGYGESRPVRSNSSEEGRERNRRVEFNVIQDSEAE from the coding sequence TTGGCGGGCGGCGCCGCAGCCGAGACCCGGCAGGCACGCAGCGACCTCTCGCTCATGGGCGTTTACATCGAGCCCGATAGCCAGCGCACTGACAAGTACGGCACGGCCTTCCGCGCCACCTACGGCAAGCGGCTGAGCGAGTCCTGGTGGCTGGAGCCCACCCTGTTTTCCGGTGTTATCGAGGCGGGCCGCACTGGTCTGACCGACTACTACCAGCAGGGTGCCGGCGTCGACTTCAGCTATCGCTTGCCCGGCGAGCGCACCTTCACACCCTTCGGCCTGATCGGGGCGGGTGTTTCCCGTAACGATGTGGCCAACCATTCCGACAGTGAATTCGGCGGCTACGGCAACCTGGGCCTTGGTGTGCTGACATCGGCGATCACGGATTCCGGTCTGAGGCTGCGCGCGGAAGTGCGCTACGTGTACGACACCTTCGACGACGGTCTTTCGGACGTTCACCTCGCTGCCGGCATTACGCTGCCCATCGGCACCACTCGTTCCCAAGTAGTGGAAAAAATCCGGTACATCGAGAAACCGGTGGTGATTGAAAAAGAGAAGCTGGTGGGAATGGCCGATTCCGATTCCGACGGCGTTGTCGATGGCGTCGACCAGTGTCCGAACACCCTGGAAGGGCTCCAGGTCAACGCCGTTGGCTGTGTCGAGACTGACCGGAAGCAAAGCGTGGTGCTGTCGGGGGTTTCCTTCGAATTCAATTCCGATCGTCTGACGGCCAACGCCAAGGACATTCTCGCCAAAACCGCCGACGCCCTGCGTGGACAGCCGGACCTCCGTGTCGAGCTCGCAGGCCACACCGACAGTGTCGGCTCTGCCAACTACAACCAGCAGCTTTCGCAGAAGCGCGCCGATGCCGTCCGGAATCACCTGATTGATTCCGGTATAGCACCAGAGCGGCTGGTTGCCAACGGGTATGGCGAGTCCAGGCCTGTCAGGAGCAACAGCTCGGAAGAGGGAAGGGAACGCAATCGTCGCGTTGAATTCAACGTGATCCAGGATTCAGAAGCGGAGTAA
- a CDS encoding DMT family transporter: protein MKNQKQAMLYGLGTVLLWSTVATAFKLALRDLAPVQMLLIAVAASVLVMAIILMLQGRWHLVFSLSRQQYVQSIGMGLINPCLYYFFLFGAFDRLPAQEAQPLNYTWALVLAYLSVPFLGQRLRRLDIIAGLVCYAGVVVIATRGAVTSLSFEDPIGVSLALGSTVIWASYWIIATRDTRDPVVGLFLNFLFGLPVIAVICWWTEGLDFALGTSLAAALYVGVFEMGIAFVLWSYAMKKAENTSKVSNLIFISPFLSLVFIYFILGEHILYSTYIGLVLIMAGLWLQQRRVKAREEALVDGG, encoded by the coding sequence ATGAAGAATCAGAAACAGGCCATGCTCTATGGCCTTGGTACGGTGTTGCTGTGGTCCACGGTTGCCACCGCCTTCAAGCTGGCCCTGAGGGACCTGGCGCCGGTGCAGATGCTGTTGATTGCCGTGGCCGCCTCCGTCCTGGTCATGGCCATTATCCTGATGCTGCAGGGGCGTTGGCATCTGGTGTTCTCGCTGAGCAGGCAGCAATACGTCCAATCCATCGGCATGGGCCTGATCAATCCCTGCCTCTACTATTTTTTCCTGTTCGGCGCCTTTGACCGGTTGCCGGCCCAGGAGGCGCAGCCGCTCAATTACACCTGGGCCCTGGTGCTGGCCTATCTGTCCGTGCCCTTTCTGGGTCAGCGGCTGCGGCGGCTCGATATCATTGCGGGGCTTGTGTGCTATGCCGGTGTGGTGGTGATCGCCACTCGAGGCGCGGTTACCTCGCTGAGCTTCGAGGACCCCATCGGGGTTTCCCTGGCACTGGGCAGCACGGTCATCTGGGCTTCCTACTGGATCATTGCCACCCGCGATACCCGGGACCCTGTGGTGGGGCTGTTCCTGAATTTCCTGTTTGGCCTGCCGGTCATCGCGGTGATCTGCTGGTGGACCGAGGGGCTGGACTTTGCACTCGGGACCTCTCTGGCGGCAGCGCTTTACGTGGGGGTGTTCGAGATGGGCATTGCCTTTGTGCTCTGGTCCTACGCCATGAAAAAGGCGGAGAACACCTCCAAGGTGAGCAACCTGATTTTTATTTCGCCCTTCCTGTCACTGGTGTTTATCTACTTCATCCTGGGCGAGCACATTCTTTATTCCACCTACATCGGGCTGGTATTGATCATGGCCGGGTTGTGGCTGCAACAGCGCAGGGTCAAGGCCAGGGAAGAGGCGCTGGTTGATGGCGGGTGA
- a CDS encoding alpha/beta hydrolase produces the protein MLQQLLETALRQTMNRLVRPMLHPAIPVPVQRRIIRQAYRSSFPPRGARFEETTLATVPATRATFGSDSRGAVLYLHGGGYIIGSSATHRGITGHLAKTSGCTVLTPDYRLAPEHPFPAALDDAEACWLALLEAGFRPEQIAVAGDSAGGGLALALAMRLRDRGQPLPSSLTVFSPWVDLTQEHLYAPEREPVLQAAWTSKAARLYAGDTPLSHPLVSPIFGDLGDLPPMLIQAGSEEILLNDAERLARKAAEADGDLRLEVYNSLWHVFQVHSGQLDRATAAMSRAGEHIRRHLAD, from the coding sequence ATGTTGCAGCAGCTTCTGGAGACGGCCCTGCGCCAGACCATGAATCGCCTGGTCCGGCCGATGCTCCACCCGGCCATTCCGGTGCCGGTTCAGAGAAGAATCATCCGCCAGGCCTATCGCAGCTCGTTCCCGCCCCGTGGCGCCAGGTTCGAGGAAACCACGCTGGCTACGGTACCCGCCACCCGTGCCACCTTTGGTTCCGACTCCCGGGGCGCCGTGCTCTACCTGCATGGCGGCGGTTACATCATCGGCTCCTCCGCAACCCATCGTGGCATTACCGGCCATCTCGCCAAAACCAGTGGCTGTACGGTACTGACACCGGACTACCGGCTGGCGCCTGAGCACCCATTTCCCGCCGCACTGGACGACGCCGAAGCCTGCTGGCTGGCGTTGCTTGAGGCGGGCTTCAGGCCCGAGCAGATCGCCGTTGCGGGGGATTCCGCCGGTGGCGGCCTGGCTCTGGCCCTGGCCATGCGACTGCGTGACCGTGGGCAGCCGCTGCCCTCGTCCCTGACGGTGTTCTCGCCCTGGGTCGACCTGACCCAGGAGCATCTCTATGCGCCGGAACGGGAACCGGTACTGCAGGCGGCGTGGACCTCAAAGGCCGCCAGACTCTATGCCGGTGACACACCGCTGAGCCATCCACTGGTATCGCCAATCTTCGGGGATCTGGGAGACCTGCCACCGATGCTGATCCAGGCCGGAAGCGAGGAAATCCTGCTGAACGACGCCGAGCGCCTCGCCCGGAAGGCTGCCGAAGCTGATGGGGACTTGCGGCTGGAGGTGTATAACAGCCTGTGGCACGTGTTTCAGGTGCACAGTGGTCAACTGGATCGGGCCACCGCGGCCATGTCCCGCGCCGGCGAGCACATCAGACGTCATCTGGCAGACTGA
- a CDS encoding GIY-YIG nuclease family protein gives MAGEWFVYMVRTAQGALYTGITTDVERRFGEHQAGAPRGARSLWGKGPLELVFRAPAGDRSRASRLEWQIKQWPRARKEALARGEFSLPDDV, from the coding sequence ATGGCGGGTGAGTGGTTCGTCTACATGGTGCGGACAGCCCAGGGCGCGCTCTACACCGGCATTACCACGGATGTCGAGCGGCGGTTCGGTGAGCACCAGGCGGGCGCCCCCAGGGGCGCCCGCAGTCTGTGGGGCAAAGGCCCGCTGGAGCTGGTGTTCAGAGCTCCAGCCGGGGACCGGAGCCGGGCGTCCAGACTGGAGTGGCAGATCAAACAGTGGCCCAGGGCGCGCAAGGAAGCCCTGGCCCGGGGTGAATTCAGTCTGCCAGATGACGTCTGA
- a CDS encoding DUF4870 family protein has product MTEPEYIPADSDPASRRTDPARNLAVVVYILQALSFFVGGVTGLVGVIINYVKLDDVRNTWVERHFRWQIRTFWIGLLWTVIGIVTTPLIIGWFILLGISIWIIYRIVKGALALNDGKAPS; this is encoded by the coding sequence TTGACTGAACCGGAGTACATTCCCGCCGATTCGGATCCGGCGTCCCGCCGTACAGATCCGGCCCGGAACCTGGCCGTTGTCGTCTACATCCTCCAGGCCCTGTCATTCTTCGTGGGCGGTGTGACCGGCCTGGTTGGCGTGATTATCAACTACGTCAAGCTCGACGACGTTCGCAACACCTGGGTCGAGCGGCATTTCCGCTGGCAGATCCGGACCTTCTGGATCGGTCTGTTGTGGACCGTCATCGGCATTGTCACCACGCCGCTGATCATTGGCTGGTTCATCCTGCTCGGTATCTCGATCTGGATTATCTACCGCATTGTCAAAGGAGCGCTGGCCCTGAATGATGGCAAGGCGCCTTCCTGA
- a CDS encoding DUF6316 family protein encodes MRAETRAVAKQQEGRLVRTVLGWYVKTREQMDLGPFASRQEAAHALQRHIRLYRGLNPRTGPATARMHIHDAETCQRSNCCDCLEAKELGLSMAVAS; translated from the coding sequence ATGCGTGCAGAAACCAGAGCAGTCGCGAAACAGCAGGAAGGTCGTCTGGTACGAACGGTACTGGGATGGTATGTCAAAACCCGGGAACAGATGGATCTGGGGCCTTTCGCCTCCAGGCAGGAGGCGGCCCACGCCCTGCAGAGACACATCCGGCTCTATCGCGGGCTGAACCCACGAACAGGTCCGGCAACTGCCCGGATGCACATCCACGATGCCGAAACCTGCCAGCGATCCAACTGTTGCGACTGCCTGGAAGCAAAAGAACTGGGTCTGTCGATGGCGGTGGCCTCGTGA
- a CDS encoding 23S rRNA (adenine(2030)-N(6))-methyltransferase RlmJ — MLSYLHGFHAGNFADVQKHGALSLVLSMMQSKASGIACFDTHAGSALYDLHSERARKTAEADSGIQRVWQARASLTSPDWQPLLDILAQCNQGQDGLVNYPGSPAWFRQCLRPQDDLTAFELHPAEGEHLAQWAGSGRLRVIRQDGLAGLLRHLPPRQPRLLVLIDPSYEVKTEYQEVARTLEKAWQKCRHGVYLIWYPILASGAHEALTSAVKTGGVHKVLTSEVRLRKPPERGMTGSGLLVVNPPWGFDTRFTAMLNDVAGDQVLNLSHHMDWLVPE, encoded by the coding sequence ATGCTGAGTTACCTTCACGGCTTCCATGCCGGAAACTTTGCCGATGTCCAGAAACACGGGGCCCTGAGTCTGGTCCTTTCGATGATGCAGTCAAAAGCCTCCGGGATTGCCTGCTTTGATACCCACGCCGGCAGTGCCCTGTACGACCTGCACAGTGAGCGGGCACGGAAGACTGCCGAGGCAGACTCGGGTATCCAGAGAGTGTGGCAGGCCCGCGCGAGCCTGACATCACCGGACTGGCAGCCGTTGCTGGACATCCTGGCCCAGTGTAACCAGGGCCAGGACGGTCTGGTGAACTACCCTGGCTCTCCGGCCTGGTTCCGGCAATGTTTACGCCCCCAGGACGACCTGACCGCGTTCGAGTTGCATCCGGCCGAAGGCGAGCATCTCGCGCAGTGGGCAGGCTCCGGGCGTCTCCGGGTGATCCGCCAGGATGGGCTCGCGGGTCTGCTGCGGCACCTGCCGCCACGACAGCCGCGCTTGCTGGTGCTGATCGATCCTTCCTATGAGGTCAAGACCGAGTACCAGGAAGTGGCAAGGACCCTGGAGAAAGCCTGGCAGAAGTGTCGCCATGGCGTGTACCTGATCTGGTACCCGATCCTGGCCAGTGGTGCCCACGAGGCACTGACATCGGCTGTGAAGACCGGCGGTGTACACAAGGTCCTGACATCCGAGGTCCGCCTGCGCAAGCCGCCGGAGCGGGGCATGACAGGTTCGGGCCTGCTGGTTGTCAATCCGCCCTGGGGCTTTGACACTCGCTTCACTGCCATGCTCAATGACGTGGCCGGGGATCAGGTGCTGAATCTTTCCCATCACATGGACTGGCTGGTACCGGAATAG
- a CDS encoding MFS transporter has product MPAANEAKKETIDRLYSLIANEEDARVCKDIPEEACREVPRNFFLILASNVLTKLGDLLISPKTVLAWLMSAIGAPALVAWLVPIRESGSLVPQMVIAAWVRQKAVRKWFWTLGSFGQAVSVVGMAASVWFLESYPAGYGIIASLVLFSLARGFCSVSMKDVQGKCIPKTRRGRLSGLASTIGGSATVVLTALLFWERGDPGVAFYTLLLLLAAALWVIAGLLFANVEEYDGETGGGGNAITEAFRSLSLLRDDVPFRNFVITRALLLCSALAAPYFVVLAQQETDIGWMLGVFLLASSLASSLSASFWGWAADTSSRRVMIRGAAMSSGVCLLVATVALITGPDIGSVWFYPIAFFVLSIAHAGVRLGRKTYLVDMAGGNKRTDYTAVSNTVIGFLLLATGGLTALVSMVSEVAVILVLGLMGLAGMFSAVRLKEVTGD; this is encoded by the coding sequence TTGCCGGCAGCAAACGAAGCAAAAAAGGAAACCATCGACCGCTTATACAGCCTCATAGCCAACGAGGAGGATGCGCGCGTATGCAAGGACATCCCGGAGGAGGCCTGCCGAGAGGTGCCGCGCAACTTTTTCCTGATCCTCGCAAGCAACGTGCTGACCAAACTGGGTGACCTGCTGATCAGTCCAAAAACCGTTCTGGCCTGGTTGATGAGTGCCATCGGAGCCCCAGCGCTGGTGGCCTGGCTGGTTCCGATTCGTGAATCCGGCTCGCTGGTGCCGCAGATGGTGATTGCGGCCTGGGTACGCCAGAAGGCGGTGCGCAAGTGGTTCTGGACGCTGGGCAGCTTCGGCCAGGCTGTGAGTGTTGTCGGCATGGCCGCAAGCGTCTGGTTTCTGGAAAGCTACCCGGCAGGCTACGGCATTATCGCTTCGCTGGTGCTGTTTTCCCTGGCACGAGGCTTCTGTTCCGTGTCCATGAAAGACGTGCAGGGAAAATGCATTCCAAAGACCCGTCGCGGCCGGCTTTCCGGCCTCGCCTCAACCATCGGCGGCAGCGCCACGGTGGTACTTACGGCCCTGTTGTTCTGGGAGCGCGGCGACCCGGGGGTCGCATTCTACACCCTGCTCCTGCTTCTGGCGGCTGCACTGTGGGTAATTGCCGGCCTTCTGTTTGCCAATGTGGAAGAATACGACGGCGAGACCGGCGGCGGTGGCAATGCCATTACCGAAGCTTTTCGCAGCCTGTCATTGCTGCGGGATGACGTCCCCTTCCGCAACTTCGTGATCACTCGGGCGTTGCTACTCTGCTCAGCGCTGGCCGCCCCCTACTTTGTGGTACTCGCCCAGCAGGAAACGGACATCGGCTGGATGCTGGGTGTGTTCCTGCTGGCCAGCAGCCTTGCCAGTTCGCTAAGCGCCAGCTTCTGGGGCTGGGCGGCCGACACCTCTTCGCGCCGGGTGATGATACGCGGCGCGGCCATGTCCAGCGGGGTGTGCCTGCTGGTGGCCACGGTTGCCCTGATTACCGGGCCCGATATTGGCAGTGTGTGGTTCTACCCGATCGCCTTTTTTGTACTCAGTATTGCCCATGCCGGCGTGCGGCTCGGTCGGAAAACCTATCTGGTGGATATGGCCGGCGGCAACAAGCGCACCGATTACACGGCGGTGAGCAACACGGTGATCGGGTTTCTGCTCCTGGCCACCGGAGGCCTCACCGCGCTTGTCTCAATGGTTTCCGAGGTGGCTGTCATACTGGTTCTGGGGCTCATGGGGCTTGCCGGGATGTTCAGTGCCGTTCGCCTCAAAGAGGTGACCGGCGACTGA
- a CDS encoding alpha/beta hydrolase — protein sequence MYWKTDTIEIPDWDRHSLLERLEPFDPDRPRELSAEMVEYCRFYGLDLWVEHPGVNYHQGYAKAGGHEVMVHYFRLPDSQPQRGTVFILHGYFDHVGLYTQLIDRCLGAGFDVLAYDQPGHGLSSGTPAAIGSFLEYQGVLADVMATVRGRIREPWFAVGQSTGGAILIDYLLSNQHNQQTSDFQKVVLLAPLIRPMGWVSAKVLHSMMRPFISRWRRVFADNSGNTRFLRFLREHDPLQARAVHVDWVTALRKWVPHIESARPVDFPVTVVQGEKDLTVDWQHNLRIIRNKFSSVEELRIPDGRHHLVNEAQDLQATVFNTIIDTFTNPASDTGTQVQRRPGSTRHGRKL from the coding sequence GTGTACTGGAAAACGGATACCATAGAAATACCGGATTGGGACAGACACTCACTCCTGGAGCGGTTGGAGCCGTTTGATCCGGACCGTCCACGGGAGCTCAGCGCCGAAATGGTGGAATACTGCCGTTTCTATGGCCTCGACCTCTGGGTTGAGCACCCTGGTGTGAATTACCACCAGGGTTACGCCAAGGCCGGTGGCCATGAAGTGATGGTTCATTATTTCCGTCTTCCCGATTCGCAACCGCAACGGGGTACGGTGTTCATTCTCCACGGTTATTTCGACCATGTGGGGCTTTACACCCAGTTGATTGATCGGTGCCTGGGGGCGGGCTTTGATGTGCTGGCCTACGATCAGCCGGGCCACGGCCTGTCCAGTGGCACGCCAGCGGCCATTGGCAGCTTCCTGGAGTACCAGGGCGTGCTGGCGGATGTCATGGCCACCGTCCGTGGGCGGATTCGGGAACCCTGGTTTGCGGTAGGTCAGAGCACCGGAGGCGCCATACTGATTGATTACCTGCTGTCCAACCAGCACAACCAGCAGACCTCGGACTTTCAGAAAGTCGTTCTGCTGGCGCCGCTGATCCGCCCCATGGGCTGGGTCAGCGCCAAGGTACTGCACAGCATGATGCGGCCGTTCATTTCCCGGTGGCGCCGTGTGTTCGCCGATAACAGCGGTAACACGCGGTTCCTTCGGTTCCTGCGGGAGCACGATCCGCTGCAGGCAAGGGCGGTTCATGTCGACTGGGTAACCGCTCTTCGCAAGTGGGTGCCGCACATCGAGTCGGCGCGGCCAGTCGATTTTCCGGTAACCGTTGTGCAGGGTGAAAAGGACCTGACGGTCGACTGGCAGCACAACCTGAGAATTATCCGGAATAAATTTTCCTCGGTGGAGGAACTGAGAATCCCCGACGGGCGTCATCATCTTGTAAATGAAGCCCAGGATTTGCAGGCAACCGTATTCAATACCATTATTGATACATTCACCAACCCGGCAAGCGATACTGGTACCCAGGTTCAGCGTCGTCCGGGAAGCACAAGGCACGGGAGAAAACTGTGA
- a CDS encoding thrombospondin type 3 repeat-containing protein produces the protein METKTMKTMMLVVFIALLGLAGCRSDSALVTEAFGPANPLFDQDGDGIPDNEDSCPSVANSGNDADADGIDDACDKSVGGSSDIDGDGVLNGSDNCPTIANPSQRNRDADLTGDACDTDADGDGVADKIANSDGSFSVKSVASGGDNCPLVPNDGQADFDGDQVGNACDTDTDGDGINDKTDKGDGSFESLAASDGGDNCPLFANPDQADADGNGVGDACETDSDGDGLPDGADNCPSIANPGQEDLDNDGEGNACDADTDGDGIADDNALGQPLDNCPLVVNPDQADTDGDGIGDVCDLVNDNEYACGVEGQPFTPMLASDTDIKAEASKDLSGCLLGLGLICEVQDPANVVDGDLTNTATLQNTDLLGLSTSRLKVAATTGFAYPGANALGIAFNESPQVLQADLLGGDLIVRTSLNGVIQEESTGEGLLDLDLLGASGVLGGTSTSFLVFQTEKRFDSVVIEFAPSLLSLLNEVNVQAVCASKTDLAVD, from the coding sequence ATGGAAACCAAAACAATGAAAACAATGATGTTAGTGGTCTTTATTGCATTGCTGGGTCTGGCCGGGTGTCGCTCCGACAGCGCCCTGGTCACAGAAGCCTTCGGGCCCGCAAACCCGTTGTTTGACCAGGACGGGGACGGTATCCCGGATAATGAGGATTCCTGCCCGTCAGTTGCCAATTCGGGTAACGACGCTGATGCCGATGGCATAGACGATGCCTGCGACAAGTCGGTTGGCGGCTCCTCTGATATCGATGGAGATGGAGTGCTGAACGGCTCGGATAACTGTCCGACCATCGCCAACCCGAGCCAGCGAAACAGGGATGCTGATCTGACCGGCGACGCCTGTGACACCGACGCCGACGGCGACGGAGTGGCTGACAAGATTGCCAACAGTGATGGCTCATTCTCGGTGAAGAGCGTTGCCAGTGGTGGTGACAACTGCCCGCTCGTGCCCAATGACGGCCAGGCCGATTTTGACGGTGATCAGGTGGGCAATGCCTGCGACACCGACACCGACGGAGATGGCATTAATGACAAGACGGATAAAGGCGATGGCTCCTTTGAGTCGCTTGCGGCCTCGGACGGTGGCGATAATTGCCCACTGTTTGCCAACCCCGACCAGGCCGATGCCGATGGCAACGGCGTGGGCGATGCCTGCGAGACCGATTCAGACGGTGACGGACTGCCCGATGGCGCCGACAATTGCCCGAGCATCGCAAACCCGGGTCAGGAAGATCTGGATAATGACGGCGAGGGCAATGCCTGTGATGCCGACACCGACGGCGACGGAATTGCCGATGACAATGCCCTGGGCCAGCCGCTGGACAACTGCCCGCTGGTGGTGAATCCGGACCAGGCGGATACCGATGGCGACGGCATTGGCGACGTCTGCGATCTGGTGAACGACAATGAATACGCGTGCGGTGTAGAGGGTCAGCCATTCACGCCCATGCTGGCCAGCGATACCGATATCAAGGCTGAAGCCTCGAAAGACCTGTCCGGTTGCCTCCTGGGGTTGGGATTGATTTGCGAGGTGCAGGATCCGGCGAATGTGGTTGACGGTGACCTCACAAACACCGCGACTCTGCAGAACACCGACCTGCTCGGATTATCGACCAGCCGGCTTAAAGTGGCCGCCACAACCGGCTTTGCCTACCCTGGCGCCAATGCTCTGGGCATTGCCTTCAATGAGAGTCCTCAGGTGTTGCAGGCAGATCTGCTCGGTGGCGACCTGATCGTGCGAACCAGCCTGAACGGCGTTATTCAGGAGGAAAGTACCGGCGAAGGGCTGCTGGATCTGGATTTGCTGGGGGCGTCCGGCGTGCTGGGCGGTACCTCAACCAGCTTCCTGGTGTTTCAGACCGAGAAGCGCTTCGACTCGGTGGTTATCGAGTTTGCGCCCTCGCTTCTGTCGCTCCTTAACGAGGTAAACGTTCAGGCAGTGTGTGCCAGCAAGACAGACCTGGCGGTTGACTGA